A section of the Paenibacillus aurantius genome encodes:
- a CDS encoding cupin domain-containing protein yields MAKHEEVKNGVIFPVGEMNEAFAQYFVGQSYLKTLVADPKVNVGVGNVTFEPGCRNNWHIHRGGFQLLLVTGGEGWYQEEGKPAQFLKAGDVIVTHDGVKHWHGAAKDSWFEHIAITAGKPEWLEPVSDEEYQQATK; encoded by the coding sequence ATGGCAAAACACGAAGAAGTAAAAAACGGCGTGATTTTCCCTGTGGGAGAGATGAATGAAGCCTTTGCCCAATATTTTGTGGGACAAAGTTACCTAAAGACGTTGGTTGCCGATCCTAAAGTTAATGTTGGAGTTGGGAACGTGACCTTTGAACCGGGATGCCGGAATAACTGGCATATTCACCGTGGGGGATTCCAGCTTTTATTAGTAACGGGTGGGGAAGGCTGGTACCAAGAAGAAGGAAAACCCGCTCAATTCTTAAAAGCTGGTGATGTTATTGTCACCCATGATGGTGTCAAACACTGGCATGGAGCTGCAAAAGACAGCTGGTTTGAACACATCGCCATTACGGCAGGTAAGCCGGAATGGTTGGAGCCCGTATCCGATGAGGAATATCAGCAAGCAACAAAATAG
- a CDS encoding helix-turn-helix domain-containing protein, protein MSLRKIRLSKQSIIVSWLLSYISVLLVPIVISIILYTATWHVVVSEVNRANEALLQQMEQAIDNNLSGIERLSVEMALSKRLAGFINAPKPFSDSDYYEIISLAGDLRVYKMANDFIEEIYVYYKNSDTVVSTHEPINSRKLMENISGQESVNYDEWNVFFGKRYIQEYAPVTLSENGQPVKAVMYAKSILLDNPEQPGAVILFIIKETKLLENISPMNQTTVAVIDKNNQLIASHGPKTNYSEFLSYDRLAGKNGLLYGELSGEEIAVSYTTSKSSGWKYVSIMPSELFDEKMKYVKKLIYVSLTLSILIGGLVTFLFVKRNYNPLHSLIRNLSTRSGISFEEGSNEYGYLQAALNNTFAEKERIGQRLEQHRNAIRSHFLQGLLKGRLDQNVPVYESLAAHNINLTSPDFAVLLFQVDHYGKFMETGFVEPQKVRLVHFIIMNVAEEVAGSRHYAMAAEIDDMLACIINLQEGYETDDLTRIAEQVKQFVQDHFHIRLTIAVSGIHQELEGITGAYQDALAGLEYRFVMGSGEIIRYEDLPREGSVRESTSYYYPLPVEQQLINFVKTGDYEKSKALIDEVVEINESDASLSVPMAKCLMFDLISTMLKTIDEIGASDKREFLNRVNAVDRLTACETIKEMKIQIGDVLRQVCQSIQEERKQDNNLLSQKVIAYVREHYSSDNLNIAMIGEAFRLTPSYLSKQFKAQTGEALLEFINKTRIEKAKRLLSEEAGSIMEVARRVGYSDINTFNRVFKKYEGITPGKYKDIL, encoded by the coding sequence ATGAGCCTTCGCAAAATTCGTCTTAGTAAACAGAGCATCATAGTCAGTTGGCTCCTCTCTTATATCTCTGTTCTGCTTGTTCCGATTGTAATCAGTATTATCCTATACACGGCAACCTGGCATGTGGTTGTGTCTGAGGTGAATCGCGCCAACGAAGCGCTTCTTCAACAGATGGAGCAGGCCATTGATAATAATCTCAGCGGCATTGAACGGTTGAGCGTAGAGATGGCGTTAAGCAAGCGTCTTGCCGGTTTTATTAATGCACCCAAACCTTTCTCGGACAGTGATTATTACGAAATTATTAGTTTAGCCGGCGATCTTCGAGTATATAAGATGGCCAACGACTTTATCGAAGAGATCTATGTTTACTATAAGAATAGCGACACGGTGGTTTCGACGCATGAACCTATCAATAGCCGAAAGCTAATGGAGAATATCTCGGGGCAAGAAAGTGTGAATTATGACGAGTGGAATGTTTTTTTTGGCAAAAGATATATCCAGGAATACGCACCGGTAACGCTCTCAGAGAATGGACAACCGGTGAAAGCTGTCATGTATGCCAAATCGATTCTGCTGGATAACCCGGAACAGCCGGGAGCGGTTATCCTGTTTATCATCAAGGAAACGAAGCTGCTTGAAAATATCAGTCCCATGAACCAAACAACGGTTGCTGTTATAGATAAGAATAATCAACTCATAGCCTCCCATGGACCAAAGACCAACTATTCCGAATTTTTATCTTACGATAGATTGGCGGGTAAGAATGGCTTGTTGTATGGTGAACTGTCAGGAGAAGAGATTGCCGTCTCCTATACCACCTCGAAAAGCAGCGGCTGGAAATATGTTTCTATCATGCCCTCCGAGTTGTTCGATGAGAAGATGAAATATGTTAAGAAGCTGATCTATGTAAGCTTAACGCTCAGCATTCTGATCGGTGGACTGGTGACGTTCCTATTCGTAAAACGAAACTATAACCCGCTCCATTCGCTGATCCGAAACTTATCCACCCGGTCAGGCATCTCCTTTGAAGAAGGCTCGAACGAATACGGCTATTTGCAAGCTGCTCTAAACAACACCTTCGCGGAAAAAGAAAGAATCGGGCAGCGGCTCGAGCAGCATCGAAATGCGATTCGATCCCATTTCTTACAAGGTCTGCTGAAGGGGCGCTTGGATCAGAACGTGCCTGTGTACGAATCTCTCGCGGCGCATAACATAAACCTTACCTCACCTGATTTCGCGGTGCTGCTCTTCCAAGTGGATCATTACGGCAAATTCATGGAGACCGGTTTTGTAGAGCCTCAGAAGGTGAGACTCGTCCACTTCATTATTATGAACGTGGCCGAGGAAGTAGCGGGCAGCAGACATTACGCGATGGCTGCCGAGATAGATGATATGCTGGCATGTATTATTAATTTACAAGAAGGGTACGAGACGGATGATCTAACGCGGATCGCTGAGCAAGTCAAGCAGTTCGTTCAGGATCACTTCCATATCCGCTTGACGATTGCTGTAAGCGGTATCCATCAGGAGCTGGAAGGGATAACCGGAGCCTATCAGGATGCTCTGGCTGGGCTGGAGTATCGCTTCGTGATGGGAAGCGGCGAAATTATCCGTTATGAGGATTTGCCAAGGGAAGGCTCCGTTCGGGAGAGCACAAGCTATTATTATCCGTTACCTGTTGAGCAGCAGCTCATTAATTTTGTGAAAACAGGTGATTATGAGAAGTCTAAAGCGTTGATCGACGAGGTCGTCGAAATCAATGAATCGGATGCCTCGTTATCTGTGCCGATGGCCAAGTGTCTCATGTTTGATCTCATTAGTACCATGCTCAAAACAATAGATGAGATTGGGGCAAGCGACAAGCGGGAATTCTTGAACAGAGTGAACGCGGTAGACCGGCTCACTGCCTGCGAAACGATTAAGGAAATGAAGATACAGATCGGGGACGTGTTAAGGCAGGTTTGTCAATCCATCCAGGAGGAGAGGAAGCAGGATAACAACCTGCTGAGCCAGAAGGTCATCGCCTATGTCCGGGAGCATTATAGCTCCGATAACCTCAATATTGCGATGATTGGAGAAGCCTTCCGGCTGACACCTTCTTATTTATCCAAGCAGTTCAAGGCACAAACGGGGGAAGCTCTGTTGGAATTCATCAACAAAACCCGGATTGAGAAAGCCAAAAGGCTTCTTTCTGAAGAAGCCGGTTCCATTATGGAAGTGGCCAGAAGAGTGGGATACTCCGATATTAACACGTTTAATCGGGTTTTTAAGAAATACGAGGGCATTACGCCAGGCAAATACAAAGACATACTGTAA
- a CDS encoding extracellular solute-binding protein yields the protein MGKRSKNKSIGVAVSVVLASTSLLAACTSTKDGGTASPKPSATPAAEAGKYPVSTTETLTSWEQINTNLTTFVPNLADSPFGKQLEKETGIKVKYSHPADGQSKEQFNLLIASNNLTDVIEYDWNNSYPGGPEKAVSDKVIVPLNELIDKHAPNLKKLLQQDKELDKMLKTDSGKYYVFPMIRPDNGLVFRGPMIRKDWLDELQLPVPTTIDEWYTVLKAFKEKKNASAPFTAQYTNELNIQDAFIGAFKTANRYYIDDQGKVKYGPIDPQFKDALTLLRKWYQEGLIDRDFALNTDSKSLDNKMLSSASGATVGLLSGGMGRWMDSGKKQDPKFQLVAAPYPTLKKGERAFIGQRDFKFNPAASKAVTAAAKNPELAVKWLDYAYSEKGALLFNFGIEGESYTMENGKPTFADKITKDPKYNLQQMVSQYTKPNGPFLGDSRKSFNTYKEQDEAIQIWEQTDAGKHVMPMFITPTVEESKEVAKINTAISSYKEEMFVKFIMGKEPIDKFDEYVQRIKTMGSDKVVKIYQDAYDRYNKR from the coding sequence ATGGGGAAACGTTCAAAGAATAAATCCATCGGGGTAGCTGTTTCCGTTGTCTTGGCATCAACAAGCTTGCTTGCCGCGTGCACCAGCACAAAGGATGGAGGGACCGCATCGCCGAAGCCGTCCGCGACACCCGCTGCGGAAGCAGGCAAATATCCCGTTAGCACTACAGAAACGCTGACTTCCTGGGAGCAGATCAATACCAACTTAACCACCTTCGTACCGAATCTGGCAGACTCGCCGTTCGGCAAGCAGCTGGAGAAGGAAACCGGCATTAAGGTGAAGTATTCTCACCCGGCGGATGGCCAATCGAAGGAGCAATTTAACCTGTTGATTGCATCGAACAACCTGACGGATGTAATCGAATACGATTGGAATAACTCTTACCCCGGGGGACCTGAGAAAGCGGTCTCAGATAAAGTCATTGTTCCTTTAAACGAACTTATCGATAAGCATGCGCCGAACTTAAAGAAGCTTTTGCAGCAGGATAAAGAGCTTGATAAAATGCTGAAAACGGATAGCGGCAAATATTATGTATTTCCAATGATTCGTCCGGACAATGGCCTTGTGTTTCGCGGTCCGATGATCCGGAAGGATTGGCTCGATGAGCTGCAATTGCCCGTACCGACTACGATCGATGAATGGTACACCGTCCTAAAAGCATTCAAAGAGAAGAAAAATGCAAGCGCTCCCTTCACGGCGCAATACACCAACGAGCTGAACATTCAGGACGCCTTCATCGGAGCGTTCAAGACGGCGAACCGTTACTATATTGACGATCAGGGAAAAGTGAAATACGGGCCGATCGATCCGCAATTTAAAGACGCCTTGACCTTGCTGCGCAAATGGTATCAGGAAGGCCTCATCGACAGAGATTTCGCACTCAATACAGACTCGAAATCACTCGATAACAAAATGCTGAGCAGCGCATCCGGGGCAACGGTCGGCTTGTTGAGCGGAGGCATGGGCCGCTGGATGGACTCCGGTAAGAAGCAGGATCCGAAGTTCCAGCTGGTTGCCGCTCCTTATCCGACGCTGAAGAAGGGCGAGCGGGCGTTTATCGGTCAGCGTGATTTCAAATTCAATCCGGCTGCAAGTAAAGCCGTCACGGCAGCAGCGAAGAATCCTGAGCTTGCCGTGAAGTGGCTGGATTATGCCTACAGCGAGAAGGGGGCTCTGCTGTTCAACTTCGGTATCGAAGGAGAAAGCTACACCATGGAGAACGGTAAGCCGACCTTCGCGGACAAGATTACGAAGGATCCGAAGTACAATCTTCAGCAGATGGTTTCCCAATATACGAAACCGAACGGACCTTTCCTCGGCGATTCCAGAAAGAGCTTCAATACGTACAAGGAACAGGATGAAGCAATTCAAATTTGGGAGCAAACGGATGCAGGGAAGCACGTGATGCCGATGTTTATCACACCTACCGTGGAAGAAAGCAAAGAGGTGGCGAAAATCAATACCGCTATTTCCAGCTATAAGGAAGAAATGTTCGTTAAATTTATTATGGGCAAAGAGCCGATTGATAAATTCGATGAGTATGTGCAGCGGATTAAAACCATGGGCAGTGATAAGGTAGTTAAAATCTACCAGGACGCTTATGACCGATACAACAAGCGGTAA
- a CDS encoding ABC transporter permease: MTVMNQEALTSPIGNKKPRALGLLLDIRKNKLLYVMLLPVLLYYTVFHYAPMYGAIIAFKDYSPRLGILGSDWVGFEHFETFFTGAYFWRTIKNTILISFYELIFGFPAPVILALLLNEVKHSLFKRTVQTVTYMPHFISLVVICGIVKDFTSREGIINDLMAWFGAERSTFLLEPEFFRTVYVSSGIWQHIGWGTIIYLAALTGIDPEQYEAARMDGAGRWKQMLHVTIPGIMPTIVILLILETGRMMNVGFEKIILLYNPGTYETADVVSSYVYRVGLQDFNYSFSSAVGLFNSAVNFTLLVFSNWLSRKLNDTSLW, translated from the coding sequence ATGACGGTGATGAATCAGGAAGCACTAACAAGTCCCATCGGGAATAAGAAGCCAAGGGCATTAGGCCTGCTCCTGGATATTAGAAAAAATAAGCTGCTGTATGTCATGCTTCTTCCGGTGTTATTGTACTATACAGTATTTCATTATGCCCCCATGTATGGTGCCATTATTGCTTTTAAGGATTATTCCCCCCGCCTGGGGATTCTGGGAAGCGATTGGGTTGGCTTCGAGCATTTTGAAACCTTTTTCACCGGTGCTTATTTTTGGAGAACCATCAAGAATACGATTCTTATCAGTTTCTATGAATTGATTTTCGGTTTCCCGGCCCCTGTTATCTTAGCGCTGCTGTTGAACGAAGTTAAACATTCTTTATTTAAACGAACCGTCCAGACGGTTACCTACATGCCTCATTTTATCTCACTTGTGGTCATTTGCGGGATTGTGAAGGATTTTACCTCCCGTGAAGGCATCATCAATGACTTGATGGCTTGGTTTGGAGCCGAAAGATCCACCTTCCTGCTAGAGCCCGAGTTCTTTCGGACCGTCTACGTTTCCTCAGGCATCTGGCAGCACATTGGATGGGGCACCATCATTTACTTGGCTGCTCTAACCGGCATTGATCCCGAGCAATATGAAGCGGCTCGTATGGATGGAGCGGGACGCTGGAAGCAGATGCTTCACGTCACGATTCCGGGAATTATGCCGACGATCGTTATCCTTCTCATTCTCGAAACAGGACGGATGATGAATGTAGGCTTCGAAAAAATCATTCTGTTGTACAACCCGGGCACCTATGAAACAGCGGACGTAGTCTCCTCCTATGTGTACCGGGTGGGTCTCCAGGATTTTAATTACAGCTTTAGCTCTGCCGTGGGCTTGTTTAACTCCGCCGTCAATTTCACATTGCTTGTGTTTTCGAATTGGCTCAGTAGAAAATTAAATGATACGAGCCTTTGGTAG
- a CDS encoding carbohydrate ABC transporter permease: protein MNRPTFSERCFDAANTLFLTFLMLITIYPLIYVVLASLSNANQLMAFNGFLWKPLGFSLEAYSSVFANPMILKGYGNTFFVVLVGLCFNLLLTSLGAYSLSRKSLKYRKPIMLFIVFTMFFSGGLIPFYLTVKGVGLANTLWALIIPHAINTFNLILMKTAFEAIPDALEESAKMDGANDLVILFRIILPLSLPVIAVMLLYYGVSHWNSWFHALIFLQDRSMYPLQLILREILLQGEASTMAVGASDSDMAMLTVTLKYATIIVATVPILLVYPFLQKYFVKGALIGAIKG from the coding sequence ATGAATCGACCGACTTTCTCGGAGAGATGTTTTGACGCAGCCAATACGTTGTTCTTGACCTTCTTGATGCTGATTACCATATATCCTTTAATTTATGTAGTCCTAGCCTCTTTAAGCAATGCCAATCAGCTTATGGCCTTCAACGGGTTCCTTTGGAAGCCGCTGGGCTTTTCGCTCGAGGCCTATTCCAGCGTTTTCGCCAATCCGATGATTCTGAAGGGATATGGAAATACCTTCTTTGTCGTATTGGTAGGCCTGTGTTTTAATCTTCTGCTCACCTCCCTGGGCGCCTATTCCTTATCCCGGAAAAGCCTGAAGTACCGCAAACCAATCATGCTGTTTATTGTTTTCACCATGTTCTTCAGCGGGGGATTGATTCCTTTTTATTTAACGGTTAAAGGAGTAGGCCTCGCAAATACACTGTGGGCTCTGATTATTCCTCATGCCATCAATACCTTTAATCTGATTCTTATGAAAACCGCCTTCGAAGCGATTCCCGATGCTTTGGAGGAATCGGCGAAAATGGATGGGGCCAACGATTTGGTGATTCTCTTCCGGATCATTCTGCCCTTATCGCTGCCGGTCATCGCGGTTATGCTCCTTTATTACGGTGTAAGCCACTGGAATTCCTGGTTCCATGCGCTGATCTTCCTGCAGGATCGCTCGATGTATCCGCTGCAGCTGATTTTGCGGGAAATTCTGCTTCAGGGAGAGGCAAGCACCATGGCCGTCGGAGCGTCCGATTCCGATATGGCGATGCTGACGGTGACTTTAAAGTACGCTACGATCATTGTGGCCACGGTACCGATTCTGCTGGTGTATCCGTTCTTGCAGAAGTATTTTGTGAAAGGGGCACTGATCGGTGCCATCAAAGGATAG
- a CDS encoding glycosyl hydrolase family 95 catalytic domain-containing protein: MAIELDWEQFLAPNDMEWVVKPVSWDEGAFIGNGLIGAMIYGEEHAKKRHVLRFITGRTDVTAARTDRPGFPPRVPIGEIDLELSGMIYHPTQLRLDLWNAEMRAHVTTTCGEAKLHSFVHSEEPVMVIELETSEGEKDAGIVWYAHAEVDPVLRNADGRNLNQFIPEAKITRTVDNGIHVCFQEYNGKEGCVTAWKEVQLPDKRRLFYISITNGCDEKAKEGAVQAVQRASGADYEEWVNAHRAWWHRYYQQSFVSLPDGQLESFYWIQVYKLASATRRDNPIMDNQGPWLAPTPWAGIWFNMNVQMSYSPVYASNRLDIGESLVRALHNNQEQLIRNVDGKYRHDSAGLGRSCSFDLHSEVDDEVGNLTWICHNLWRQYRYSMNEDMLRNLLYPLLRRSINYYLHLLEEEEDGRLHLPATISPEYGSFMKTRVRDCHYDLSLLRWGCETLLNSCERLGVDEPLQDQWRDVLERLTPLPVDETGFMIGKDTPLAYGHRHFSHLLAVFPLHLVGCDTEEERQLIEKSLQHWIQKEGDLRGFSLTGAASIAAVLGRGSEALRYLKALLLLLKANTMYKEAGPVMETPLAGSEAIHDMLLQSWGGTLRIFPAVPEEWQDAAFHDLRAEGAFLVSAMRKNGVTEWIRVKSLEGEPCLIRTGWTGRIRWKITGSDQEYRAEAAAGAESILLNLRKGEEAFLYSTEAVPEFRMHPVTPSGRPVRPFGGLKPWRLYGFPSDIDG; encoded by the coding sequence ATGGCTATTGAACTGGACTGGGAACAGTTCCTCGCACCAAACGACATGGAGTGGGTCGTAAAACCGGTTTCCTGGGACGAGGGGGCCTTCATCGGAAACGGATTGATAGGAGCCATGATTTATGGGGAGGAGCATGCGAAGAAGCGTCATGTTCTCCGCTTTATCACAGGACGCACGGATGTGACAGCGGCCCGGACGGATCGCCCGGGTTTCCCTCCCCGTGTTCCTATTGGCGAAATAGATCTGGAGCTTAGCGGCATGATTTATCATCCTACGCAGCTCCGGCTAGACCTATGGAATGCGGAAATGAGAGCCCACGTTACCACTACTTGCGGCGAAGCGAAGCTGCACTCGTTCGTTCACAGTGAAGAACCGGTCATGGTGATCGAGCTCGAGACAAGCGAAGGGGAGAAGGATGCCGGCATCGTCTGGTATGCGCATGCGGAAGTGGATCCGGTCTTACGAAATGCCGATGGAAGGAATCTGAATCAGTTTATTCCCGAGGCTAAGATAACAAGGACGGTTGATAACGGAATTCATGTTTGTTTTCAAGAATATAACGGGAAGGAAGGCTGCGTTACGGCATGGAAGGAAGTGCAGCTGCCCGATAAGCGCAGGTTATTCTATATTTCCATAACCAATGGGTGCGATGAGAAGGCTAAGGAAGGGGCGGTCCAAGCCGTTCAGCGTGCCTCCGGCGCCGATTACGAGGAATGGGTAAACGCCCACCGGGCGTGGTGGCATCGTTATTATCAGCAAAGTTTCGTTTCCTTGCCAGACGGACAGCTTGAAAGCTTTTACTGGATCCAGGTGTATAAGTTGGCTTCCGCTACGAGAAGGGACAACCCGATCATGGATAATCAAGGTCCTTGGCTGGCACCTACACCGTGGGCAGGCATCTGGTTTAACATGAATGTCCAGATGAGCTATTCCCCCGTGTATGCCTCCAACCGCCTGGATATCGGAGAATCCTTGGTTCGTGCGCTGCACAACAATCAAGAGCAGCTGATCCGTAATGTCGATGGGAAATACCGTCATGATTCCGCCGGACTTGGCCGCAGCTGCAGCTTCGATCTTCATAGTGAAGTAGATGACGAGGTGGGGAATCTTACTTGGATTTGTCATAATCTCTGGCGGCAGTATCGTTACTCTATGAATGAGGATATGCTGAGAAATCTATTATATCCGCTTCTGCGCAGAAGCATTAATTATTACCTGCATCTCCTTGAGGAGGAAGAGGATGGGCGCTTGCATCTGCCGGCCACCATATCTCCGGAATACGGCTCCTTCATGAAGACCAGGGTGCGTGATTGTCATTATGATCTTTCGCTGCTCCGTTGGGGCTGTGAGACTCTGCTTAATAGCTGCGAAAGGCTAGGAGTTGACGAGCCGCTTCAGGATCAATGGCGCGATGTGCTTGAGCGTTTAACTCCGCTTCCGGTTGACGAAACGGGCTTCATGATCGGAAAAGATACGCCTCTTGCTTACGGTCACCGGCATTTTAGCCACCTGCTTGCTGTCTTTCCCTTACATCTGGTTGGCTGCGATACCGAAGAAGAACGACAGCTTATCGAGAAGTCGCTTCAGCATTGGATTCAGAAGGAAGGGGATCTTAGAGGCTTCAGTCTGACCGGCGCAGCCTCCATTGCCGCTGTCTTAGGACGGGGGAGTGAAGCGCTTCGATATCTGAAAGCACTCCTGCTCCTATTGAAGGCCAATACCATGTACAAGGAAGCCGGGCCCGTGATGGAAACGCCGCTGGCCGGGTCTGAAGCCATCCATGATATGCTGCTGCAGAGCTGGGGCGGTACGCTTCGCATCTTCCCGGCGGTGCCGGAGGAATGGCAAGATGCGGCTTTTCACGATTTGCGAGCTGAGGGCGCCTTCTTGGTTAGTGCGATGCGAAAGAACGGGGTAACCGAGTGGATCCGGGTGAAGAGTCTGGAGGGAGAACCATGCCTGATCCGAACCGGTTGGACCGGTAGGATTCGCTGGAAAATCACAGGCTCCGATCAAGAATATAGGGCTGAAGCAGCGGCGGGTGCGGAGTCGATACTCCTGAACCTTCGCAAGGGCGAGGAAGCGTTCTTATACTCGACGGAGGCCGTGCCGGAATTTCGAATGCATCCGGTTACACCCTCAGGAAGGCCTGTCCGACCGTTCGGCGGACTGAAGCCGTGGAGACTTTATGGGTTTCCATCGGACATCGATGGATAG
- a CDS encoding alginate lyase family protein, with amino-acid sequence MDRGDYNSSLSRGAWFSDYLQWISTHLNGRKEMNERNNHSVCWFVQAASFGVFTENQSMMELCRESYKHTLLPEQMAEDGSFPHELCRTKPYSYSNFVLDNMVTLCHILSTPADNLWEYTLPDGRSIRKGMEFLFPYLTDKDSWPYQQDIEHYEDWPVGMSYPLFAGLAWGKEEYVNLWRHLEQSPTNEEVRRNMAIRQPLLWVID; translated from the coding sequence ATGGATAGGGGAGATTATAATAGTTCACTTTCTAGGGGGGCATGGTTCTCCGATTATTTGCAATGGATAAGCACCCATCTGAACGGACGGAAGGAAATGAACGAACGAAACAACCACAGCGTGTGTTGGTTTGTGCAGGCGGCTTCTTTTGGTGTCTTTACTGAAAATCAGAGCATGATGGAGTTATGCCGAGAGAGTTATAAACATACGCTGCTTCCTGAACAGATGGCGGAGGACGGAAGTTTCCCGCATGAATTGTGTCGCACGAAGCCTTACAGCTACTCCAATTTTGTCTTGGATAACATGGTGACCCTATGTCACATTCTATCTACCCCTGCCGATAATCTATGGGAATACACACTGCCAGATGGGAGGAGCATTCGAAAAGGAATGGAATTCCTGTTTCCCTATCTTACGGATAAAGACAGCTGGCCCTATCAGCAGGATATAGAGCACTATGAAGATTGGCCGGTAGGAATGTCGTATCCGCTCTTTGCCGGGTTAGCTTGGGGCAAGGAAGAATATGTAAATCTTTGGCGCCATCTCGAACAAAGCCCGACCAATGAAGAAGTGAGGCGAAATATGGCCATTCGTCAACCGCTGCTCTGGGTCATCGATTAA
- a CDS encoding sensor histidine kinase: protein MTTLTVRHKIFIFMGLVVLLLGGTHAVTKQAYMESLFDQFRQEEIGASYLNAPPEEQIELLKTYVSGKMQNLMLGNSVFFVAIGLFVSLWISGVLTRPLRKLVAAIERVAQGDLDVTVPVQTKDEYGKVIQTFNDMTLRLREAEGARRRLVADVAHELRTPLSIMQLKLENAQQAGQDVPPEMLLRLHDEVIRLGLLVEDLHVLSLAEAGRLALDCKPLDLAAKLEQLVDDVRMEAEENGLAMSFHSNTKPVMVRADARRITQVFINLLTNAIRYTSEGGKISVVMEDKVLDRNSVYACVSVIDTGIGIPAEELAHLFDRFYRVEKARSRHTGGTGLGLSIAHHLVRAHGGFIRVASEPDQGTTFAVYLPLDK from the coding sequence ATGACGACGTTGACGGTACGCCATAAAATCTTTATCTTCATGGGACTGGTCGTTCTTCTCCTCGGTGGTACTCATGCTGTAACCAAACAAGCCTACATGGAATCTCTCTTCGATCAATTTCGTCAGGAAGAAATCGGCGCCTCTTATTTGAACGCACCGCCCGAAGAACAAATCGAGCTGTTGAAGACTTACGTTTCAGGTAAGATGCAGAACTTGATGCTGGGCAATTCGGTCTTTTTCGTGGCCATCGGCCTCTTCGTGAGTTTATGGATTTCGGGAGTGCTGACGCGCCCGCTTAGGAAACTCGTAGCCGCTATCGAACGCGTCGCCCAGGGCGATCTGGACGTAACCGTTCCCGTCCAAACCAAAGACGAATACGGGAAAGTCATCCAGACATTCAACGACATGACGCTTCGGCTCCGGGAAGCGGAAGGCGCCCGCAGGAGGTTGGTAGCGGATGTGGCTCATGAGCTTCGAACCCCGCTGTCTATCATGCAGCTAAAGTTAGAAAATGCTCAACAGGCCGGTCAGGACGTCCCTCCGGAGATGCTGCTCAGACTCCATGACGAGGTGATCCGCTTGGGGCTGCTTGTGGAAGACCTTCATGTTTTATCACTTGCGGAAGCGGGCCGGTTGGCACTGGATTGCAAACCGCTCGATCTGGCGGCAAAGCTTGAACAACTCGTGGATGATGTTCGAATGGAGGCGGAGGAGAACGGATTGGCAATGAGCTTTCATTCGAACACGAAACCCGTAATGGTGAGGGCCGACGCGAGACGGATCACCCAGGTGTTCATCAATTTGTTGACCAACGCCATTCGCTATACATCGGAAGGCGGGAAGATTTCAGTTGTCATGGAAGACAAGGTCCTGGATCGGAATTCCGTCTATGCCTGTGTCTCCGTGATCGATACGGGCATCGGCATTCCAGCCGAGGAGCTGGCCCACCTGTTCGATCGTTTCTATCGCGTGGAAAAAGCCCGTTCCCGGCATACCGGCGGAACGGGCCTTGGCTTATCGATCGCTCATCATTTGGTCCGAGCCCACGGCGGGTTCATCCGCGTTGCGAGTGAGCCGGATCAAGGGACGACCTTTGCCGTTTATTTGCCTTTGGATAAGTGA
- a CDS encoding response regulator transcription factor, with protein MEPKLLLVEDEPGMLEEMHTYLQREGFQVLTACTGKEALTIARSERPDLIVLDWMLPEKSGIDVCREIRQTLYCGIIMVTARSEEADKIVGLEIGADDYLTKPFSLRELSSRIRAVLRRLRGPEERLMVLERDNLIISEAKCQVFQDGREIQLTPTEFKILYTLAARPGIVFSRLQLLRSALEDEYMGYERTMDSHIRNLRRKLGDDPAHPRYIQTVYGFGYRFGEPS; from the coding sequence ATGGAACCGAAATTGTTGCTGGTAGAGGACGAACCAGGCATGCTGGAGGAAATGCATACCTATCTGCAGCGGGAAGGATTTCAGGTCTTGACCGCCTGTACCGGCAAGGAAGCCCTTACCATTGCCCGGTCGGAACGGCCGGACCTCATCGTGCTGGATTGGATGCTTCCCGAGAAGAGCGGTATCGACGTATGCCGGGAAATAAGGCAAACCTTGTATTGCGGAATTATAATGGTCACCGCCCGATCGGAAGAGGCGGATAAAATCGTCGGTCTGGAAATCGGGGCAGACGACTATTTGACGAAGCCGTTCAGCTTGCGGGAGCTCTCCTCGCGCATCCGGGCGGTGCTGCGCCGCTTGCGCGGTCCGGAAGAGAGGTTGATGGTGTTGGAAAGAGACAACTTGATCATTTCCGAGGCCAAATGCCAGGTATTCCAAGACGGCCGGGAGATTCAGCTGACCCCGACGGAATTCAAAATTTTATATACGTTGGCGGCACGGCCCGGAATCGTTTTCAGCCGCCTCCAACTATTAAGATCCGCACTCGAGGACGAATATATGGGATACGAACGAACCATGGATTCCCATATTCGGAATCTTCGCCGTAAGCTGGGAGACGATCCGGCCCATCCTCGTTATATTCAAACGGTATACGGTTTCGGTTACCGGTTCGGTGAACCATCATGA